From Pseudomonas sp. B21-028, one genomic window encodes:
- a CDS encoding bacteriocin immunity protein produces the protein MELKPRLQGYTESEFQMFVDKIWNVDIGKKDHDRLINHFDRIVGHPSGADLLFYPQDDVNSNSPTAVVHHVKYWYHQKKVIPFKGGILPASVEPAPKSTPAERNTARAERELAKARQMATDIGMAGQAIESAFLLLENAIEHLTIRQNPSTTPQALEKAMRQVERAQHDVLMAVGAFERQKMSVEFSKNAAQRDLAYSKADRTLWQANLQEATANHSHYVARLSRVAQRHADLHSKAETALNSAWEQLIRMRGTDLGATLFRLSAADNLERPNLLLSNARPLIPLQRTALQNTLRSAVAEFNWSLTDGAKELLGRYAGVLRFRLASRAKVVRFGLCVALSELSLIDADWQALAALHGDVELPLRMSTTTVAVKPGSMSYGLKQIRELFEICVTPCAGYLPAKVRVRPAVWHEAEKVYRFTTDNSQGAVIEWAQPLGLGASVETRLDRLDSTGFVHSSPVPELASFDSVEEVRFDDYIVVFPCDSGLEPLYVLFNDRRDCPGVVRGAGQAEANSWQAQAMSSQGAPVPALIADQLRGQVFERFDLFKRAFWKAVAATPTLNAQFNLANRALLLSGSAPRSELPDDDRALRILHRVDVTQDGGVYDLDNLVIRH, from the coding sequence ATGGAACTTAAGCCCAGACTCCAGGGTTACACCGAGTCCGAGTTTCAGATGTTTGTCGATAAGATCTGGAATGTGGATATCGGCAAAAAGGACCACGACCGGCTCATCAATCACTTCGACCGCATTGTCGGTCATCCCAGTGGGGCGGATCTGTTGTTTTATCCGCAGGACGACGTCAATTCGAATTCGCCGACTGCGGTCGTTCATCACGTCAAATACTGGTATCACCAAAAGAAAGTCATTCCTTTCAAAGGTGGAATACTTCCAGCGTCTGTCGAGCCAGCACCCAAGTCGACGCCGGCCGAACGCAATACGGCAAGAGCCGAACGCGAACTTGCCAAAGCGCGGCAGATGGCGACGGATATTGGAATGGCAGGGCAAGCGATTGAGTCGGCATTCTTGCTGCTTGAAAACGCTATCGAGCACCTGACGATCCGACAGAATCCGAGTACAACGCCGCAGGCGCTGGAAAAAGCCATGCGTCAGGTCGAGCGCGCACAGCATGACGTGCTCATGGCGGTTGGCGCATTTGAACGCCAGAAAATGAGCGTTGAATTCTCGAAGAACGCAGCTCAGCGGGATCTTGCTTACAGCAAGGCGGACAGGACTCTCTGGCAAGCCAATCTGCAGGAGGCCACTGCCAATCACAGTCATTATGTCGCGCGTTTATCGCGGGTCGCCCAGCGCCATGCTGATCTTCATTCCAAGGCCGAAACGGCATTGAATAGCGCCTGGGAACAGCTTATCCGCATGCGGGGCACCGACCTTGGCGCAACGTTATTTCGTCTGTCTGCTGCCGACAATCTGGAACGTCCGAATCTGTTGCTCAGCAATGCGCGCCCCCTGATCCCCCTTCAGCGAACGGCCTTGCAAAATACTCTCCGTTCCGCAGTCGCCGAGTTCAATTGGTCGCTGACTGACGGAGCAAAGGAGCTTCTTGGACGATACGCCGGCGTGCTGAGGTTCAGGCTCGCCAGTCGAGCCAAAGTGGTGCGCTTTGGCCTGTGCGTTGCGTTGAGTGAACTTTCGTTGATCGATGCTGATTGGCAGGCACTTGCCGCCCTGCATGGCGACGTGGAATTGCCACTGCGAATGAGCACGACGACGGTCGCTGTGAAGCCCGGCAGCATGTCCTACGGGCTGAAACAAATACGCGAACTTTTCGAGATTTGTGTCACTCCCTGCGCTGGGTATTTGCCTGCGAAGGTTCGTGTCAGGCCGGCAGTCTGGCACGAGGCCGAGAAGGTTTACCGTTTCACGACGGATAACTCGCAGGGTGCCGTTATCGAATGGGCGCAACCCCTTGGTCTGGGGGCATCAGTCGAGACCCGGCTGGATAGGCTGGATTCCACCGGTTTTGTCCATTCGTCACCGGTGCCCGAATTGGCTTCGTTCGACTCTGTTGAAGAGGTGCGATTCGATGATTATATCGTGGTGTTTCCGTGCGACTCCGGCCTGGAACCGCTCTACGTGCTGTTCAATGACCGTCGGGATTGCCCGGGTGTCGTGCGCGGAGCAGGGCAGGCGGAGGCCAATAGCTGGCAAGCGCAAGCGATGAGTAGCCAGGGTGCTCCTGTCCCGGCGCTGATCGCCGATCAATTGCGCGGGCAAGTCTTCGAGCGCTTCGACCTGTTCAAACGGGCCTTCTGGAAAGCCGTTGCGGCGACGCCGACATTGAACGCTCAGTTCAATCTGGCCAACAGGGCTTTGCTGCTCAGCGGTTCGGCGCCCCGTAGCGAGCTACCCGACGACGATCGTGCACTGCGCATCCTGCATCGGGTTGACGTCACGCAAGACGGTGGCGTTTATGACCTCGACAACCTGGTAATTCGTCACTGA
- a CDS encoding S-type pyocin domain-containing protein produces the protein MARQTLNDGSDGTVVISPGRTSSSGGFRVGSGGFSGGFGGSGGRGGRRAKARRKAREQARQRELQARLKAEAEKAEAAARAAELGRLKARQQAMSAMVQRYDTIRAEVDRNFASRAQQLDTSLQQEVTAAKRPPASQSSERWQLYLITKEKNEIDGLIARKVAELNARDTVARSFDGRDPLTGSVHDYQTRLDQFGAALEDGHKVWEQAYTAAQEAKLLSAQIKTLTDKSNALARRHAEQSVAWREREAVWERHRQYAEQRAARIRFKQQVDEAVRRERLRQTHTLRVPASSMAAASGMVLTRDTVFVAQHAAAILEQAVAASIDALKDSARVLLRTGPVFVTAMVYSPALGNGELSAEQRRRLFQGVGVPAQAFGLSDGQALQSVADAGGSVEVAYRLKPQAVSEGAAIHVASTGDKISASVPVINGVLDPLTGLYNVEVPGFPTRYLQLSPDSPVQVVPASLPGLIPVAPQVQILPTDVDLRIQDCIVCVPGLPPTYFSFDLPPLGTGVVTGAGKAPADDWWSTASQTQGAAIPEQVGHLLQAREVKSFAAFEQIIWQALAERPELNGHVDVLNKKRIEQGFAPYAPKSTWAGERREFELRYQDRVELGGNPFDLDRISITTPQSLHGLPGLVPAVLLWPTAPIDTSTRTPLVPPGIELLGPTASPTAPAISQDYPGNPVIPVLPQNETFPAVEPGQVGASIPGYPADMELPSLGLVFVGPPVEPLEVGPYNELSGRSRGDGLDIDHIPSRKALRAYIDMNHEDMSTSKVREAIRRAPCIAIPSSIHQKFSETYGGRNSFEKSMSDASDLEAAVNGNLAALKPGLIESGASESDIDAALKSLHELHKKQGWY, from the coding sequence ATGGCAAGACAAACACTAAACGATGGATCGGATGGAACGGTTGTTATCAGTCCGGGACGGACCTCATCCAGCGGTGGTTTTCGCGTCGGTAGTGGCGGTTTTTCAGGGGGATTCGGCGGCTCCGGCGGCAGAGGTGGCAGACGCGCGAAGGCCCGACGCAAAGCACGCGAACAGGCTCGGCAGAGGGAGCTGCAAGCCCGGCTGAAGGCCGAGGCGGAAAAGGCCGAAGCGGCCGCCCGGGCCGCCGAACTGGGACGTCTCAAGGCTCGTCAGCAAGCGATGTCGGCGATGGTGCAGCGCTACGACACCATCAGGGCCGAGGTGGATCGCAATTTTGCGAGCAGGGCCCAACAACTCGACACCTCCCTTCAGCAAGAAGTCACCGCCGCAAAACGACCTCCCGCCAGTCAATCCAGTGAGCGCTGGCAGCTTTACCTCATCACCAAGGAGAAAAACGAGATCGACGGGCTGATCGCCCGCAAGGTTGCCGAACTCAACGCACGGGACACCGTTGCGCGGTCTTTCGACGGGCGGGACCCGCTCACGGGCTCGGTGCACGATTATCAAACACGACTGGATCAGTTCGGCGCGGCTCTGGAAGACGGCCACAAGGTTTGGGAACAGGCCTATACCGCAGCCCAGGAAGCGAAGCTGCTGTCAGCGCAGATCAAGACGCTTACGGATAAGTCCAACGCGCTTGCCAGACGTCACGCCGAGCAATCGGTGGCGTGGCGCGAACGGGAGGCCGTTTGGGAACGTCATCGTCAATACGCCGAACAACGGGCGGCACGCATCCGCTTCAAGCAGCAAGTCGACGAGGCAGTCCGGCGTGAGAGGTTAAGACAAACCCATACCTTACGTGTACCTGCGTCTTCGATGGCCGCGGCGAGCGGGATGGTGCTGACCCGAGACACGGTGTTTGTGGCTCAGCATGCCGCAGCGATATTGGAACAGGCTGTTGCGGCCTCCATCGACGCGCTGAAGGACTCCGCGCGGGTCTTGCTGAGAACGGGCCCGGTCTTCGTCACGGCGATGGTCTACTCCCCCGCACTTGGCAACGGTGAACTCTCGGCCGAACAACGCAGGCGCCTGTTCCAGGGGGTTGGCGTGCCGGCACAGGCATTCGGACTGTCCGATGGACAAGCGCTGCAATCCGTTGCCGATGCGGGTGGTTCGGTTGAAGTGGCGTATCGGCTCAAGCCTCAAGCCGTTTCCGAAGGCGCCGCGATCCACGTGGCCAGCACCGGCGACAAAATCAGCGCGAGTGTTCCCGTGATCAATGGAGTCCTCGACCCGCTGACCGGACTCTACAACGTTGAGGTACCCGGTTTTCCGACCCGGTACCTGCAGCTCTCACCCGATTCCCCTGTGCAGGTTGTGCCGGCGAGCCTGCCTGGGCTGATCCCGGTGGCGCCTCAGGTGCAAATCCTTCCGACCGATGTGGACCTGCGCATTCAGGACTGCATCGTCTGTGTGCCGGGCCTGCCGCCGACCTACTTTTCTTTCGATTTACCTCCTTTGGGAACGGGCGTCGTCACCGGCGCTGGTAAGGCGCCTGCAGATGATTGGTGGAGCACCGCAAGCCAGACTCAAGGCGCCGCCATTCCCGAGCAAGTCGGCCATCTGCTCCAGGCGCGGGAAGTCAAATCCTTCGCTGCCTTCGAACAGATCATATGGCAAGCCCTGGCCGAACGTCCGGAACTGAACGGTCATGTCGATGTGCTCAATAAAAAACGCATCGAGCAAGGTTTTGCTCCCTATGCGCCGAAAAGCACCTGGGCCGGCGAACGTCGTGAATTCGAGCTGCGTTACCAGGACCGGGTCGAACTGGGCGGGAACCCGTTCGATCTCGACCGCATCAGCATCACCACGCCCCAGAGCCTCCACGGTCTACCAGGCCTCGTACCGGCCGTTCTGCTCTGGCCGACCGCACCCATCGATACGAGCACCCGGACACCCCTGGTTCCACCGGGCATCGAACTGCTTGGCCCAACCGCGTCGCCGACGGCGCCTGCTATTTCGCAGGACTATCCCGGCAACCCTGTAATCCCCGTCCTACCACAAAACGAGACGTTTCCGGCTGTCGAACCCGGGCAGGTCGGTGCCAGTATTCCCGGGTATCCGGCAGACATGGAGCTGCCTTCGCTGGGGTTGGTGTTTGTAGGGCCCCCAGTGGAACCTCTGGAGGTAGGGCCATACAACGAGCTCAGTGGTCGAAGCAGAGGAGATGGCTTGGACATTGATCATATACCGTCTAGGAAGGCGTTGAGGGCTTATATAGATATGAACCATGAGGACATGAGCACCTCCAAAGTCCGGGAGGCTATTCGACGGGCTCCGTGTATTGCCATTCCTTCGAGTATTCATCAAAAATTCAGTGAGACGTATGGTGGGCGCAACAGTTTCGAGAAAAGCATGAGCGATGCTTCAGATTTGGAGGCAGCGGTGAACGGTAACTTGGCAGCACTGAAGCCGGGGCTTATTGAGTCTGGCGCGTCAGAGTCAGATATAGATGCTGCCCTTAAGTCGTTGCATGAACTGCATAAAAAACAAGGGTGGTATTGA
- a CDS encoding SDR family oxidoreductase, protein MSKTQLFDLDGKIAFVSGASRGIGEAIAKLLAQQGAHVIVSSRKLDGCQHVADAIIAAGGKATAIACHIGEMEQISQVFAGIREQFGRLDILVNNAATNPQFCNVLDTDLGAFQKTVDVNIRGYFFMSVEAGKLMRENGGGSIINVASINGISPGIFQGIYSVTKAAVINMTKVFAKECAQFGIRCNALLPGLTDTKFASALVKNDAILKTALAQIPLKRVADPSEMAGAVLYLASDASSYTTGVALNVDGGFLS, encoded by the coding sequence ATGTCCAAGACCCAGTTGTTCGACCTCGACGGTAAAATCGCCTTCGTTTCCGGCGCCAGCCGTGGCATCGGCGAGGCCATCGCCAAGTTGCTGGCCCAGCAAGGCGCCCATGTGATCGTTTCCAGCCGCAAGCTCGACGGTTGCCAGCACGTGGCCGACGCCATCATCGCCGCGGGCGGCAAAGCCACCGCCATCGCCTGCCACATCGGTGAAATGGAGCAGATCAGCCAGGTCTTCGCCGGCATTCGCGAACAGTTCGGGCGCCTGGACATCCTGGTGAACAACGCGGCCACCAACCCGCAGTTCTGCAACGTGCTGGACACCGACCTGGGCGCCTTCCAGAAAACCGTCGATGTGAACATTCGCGGCTATTTCTTCATGTCGGTGGAAGCCGGCAAGCTGATGCGCGAGAACGGCGGCGGTAGCATCATCAACGTGGCATCGATCAACGGCATATCGCCGGGGATCTTCCAGGGCATCTACTCGGTGACCAAAGCCGCCGTGATCAACATGACCAAGGTATTCGCCAAGGAATGCGCGCAGTTCGGCATCCGCTGCAACGCCCTGCTGCCGGGCCTGACCGACACCAAGTTCGCCTCGGCGCTGGTCAAGAACGACGCGATCCTGAAAACCGCTCTGGCGCAGATCCCGCTCAAACGCGTGGCCGACCCGAGCGAAATGGCCGGTGCGGTGTTGTACCTGGCCAGTGACGCGTCGAGCTACACCACGGGTGTGGCGCTGAATGTGGATGGTGGGTTCCTTTCCTGA
- a CDS encoding DMT family transporter, translating to MHGMAHLSRLRIILPNFGRIVRPPPVARKVMASVNSPQTSSRFLRLSKAECVLVLITMIWGGTFLLVQHAMTVSGPMFFVGLRFAAAAAFVALFSWRHLRDLTLFELKAGCFIGVAIMLGYGLQTVGLQTIPSSQSAFITALYVPFVPLLQWLVLGRRPGLMPSIGIMLAFTGLMLLSGPAGASLNFSPGEIATLISAIAIAAEIILISTYAGQVDVRRVTVVQLASTAVLAFLMVVPTQEAIPGFSWLLLFSAVGLGAASAAIQVAMNWAQKSVSPTRATLIYAGEPVWAGIAGRLAGERLPGIALFGAALIVAAVIVSELKTRNKSAIELAQAPEREG from the coding sequence ATGCACGGTATGGCTCATTTATCGAGGTTGCGCATTATACTGCCCAACTTCGGACGCATTGTGCGTCCCCCTCCAGTGGCGCGCAAGGTCATGGCATCGGTGAACTCCCCTCAAACTTCCTCCCGTTTCCTGCGGCTCAGCAAGGCCGAGTGCGTGCTGGTGCTGATCACCATGATCTGGGGCGGTACTTTCCTGTTGGTGCAGCACGCCATGACCGTCAGCGGGCCGATGTTTTTCGTCGGCTTGCGCTTTGCCGCCGCGGCGGCGTTCGTCGCGTTGTTCTCCTGGCGTCATCTACGGGACCTGACCCTGTTCGAACTCAAGGCCGGCTGCTTCATCGGCGTGGCGATCATGCTCGGCTACGGTTTGCAGACGGTCGGCCTGCAAACCATCCCCAGCAGCCAGTCGGCGTTCATCACCGCGCTCTACGTGCCCTTCGTGCCGCTGTTGCAGTGGCTGGTGCTGGGCCGGCGGCCGGGCTTGATGCCGAGCATCGGCATCATGCTGGCGTTCACCGGATTGATGCTGCTATCAGGCCCCGCCGGCGCGTCGCTGAATTTCAGTCCCGGCGAAATCGCCACGCTGATCAGCGCCATCGCGATTGCCGCCGAAATCATCCTGATCAGTACCTACGCCGGCCAGGTCGATGTACGCCGGGTGACCGTGGTGCAGCTGGCAAGCACCGCGGTGCTGGCATTCCTGATGGTGGTGCCGACCCAGGAAGCGATTCCGGGGTTCTCCTGGCTGCTGCTGTTCAGCGCCGTGGGTCTGGGCGCCGCCAGCGCGGCGATCCAGGTGGCGATGAACTGGGCGCAGAAAAGCGTCTCGCCGACCCGCGCCACGCTGATCTACGCCGGTGAACCGGTGTGGGCCGGTATCGCCGGGCGCCTGGCGGGCGAGCGGTTGCCGGGGATTGCCTTGTTTGGTGCGGCATTGATCGTGGCGGCGGTGATTGTCAGTGAACTCAAGACCCGAAACAAAAGTGCCATCGAACTGGCTCAAGCGCCTGAGCGCGAAGGTTGA
- a CDS encoding helix-turn-helix domain-containing protein has translation MHKENGQRASVLQHVSQNVRRLRHAAQLSQTALAQLSGVSRRMLVAIEAGEKNVSLSTLDRVAEALDVAFSDLIQAPDARDPSRINELAWAGAIPGSKAVLLAKANASREVELWEWRLEPGEHYASEPDNDGWSEQLYVFEGCLTVVLGDEERRIGSGEFFMFASNQPHAYRNEGPVAVRFVRNVVI, from the coding sequence GTGCATAAAGAAAATGGCCAGCGCGCCTCAGTCCTGCAACACGTCAGCCAGAACGTCCGCCGTCTGCGACACGCCGCGCAGCTCAGCCAGACGGCGCTGGCGCAGCTGTCCGGGGTCAGCCGGCGAATGCTGGTCGCCATCGAGGCCGGTGAAAAGAACGTCAGCCTGAGCACCCTGGATCGTGTCGCCGAGGCCCTCGATGTGGCCTTCAGCGACTTGATCCAGGCGCCCGACGCCCGTGACCCGAGCCGCATCAACGAGCTGGCCTGGGCCGGCGCGATCCCCGGCAGCAAAGCCGTGCTCCTGGCCAAGGCCAACGCCAGTCGCGAAGTCGAACTATGGGAATGGCGTCTGGAGCCTGGCGAACATTACGCTTCCGAGCCCGATAACGACGGCTGGAGCGAGCAGCTCTATGTCTTCGAGGGTTGTCTGACTGTGGTGCTGGGCGATGAAGAGCGTCGGATCGGCTCGGGGGAGTTTTTCATGTTTGCCAGCAACCAGCCCCACGCTTATCGCAATGAGGGGCCGGTGGCGGTGCGATTTGTACGCAACGTGGTGATTTGA
- a CDS encoding DUF6392 family protein, producing the protein MKDFELEALIGRIGSQYNILVREGVLSDQPLTEMFEEDDRLGLEPEPGLELEFWRETGKLETLFITLMRTTPSTKEYKGELPAPYVSKMTQSDVHAIFGKPMASRGPTKMPLPIGGTGGWESYLLNPKLYPDKKVVFQYTQDMRVETLVFTLIDKGRH; encoded by the coding sequence ATGAAAGACTTTGAACTTGAAGCGCTTATTGGTCGTATTGGAAGTCAATACAATATATTGGTAAGAGAGGGTGTGTTATCCGATCAACCATTGACCGAAATGTTTGAAGAGGATGATCGTCTTGGGCTTGAACCGGAACCGGGTTTAGAGTTGGAGTTCTGGCGGGAAACTGGGAAGCTCGAGACGCTTTTCATTACACTCATGCGGACCACGCCCTCAACGAAGGAATATAAAGGCGAACTTCCTGCTCCCTATGTGTCGAAAATGACGCAATCTGATGTCCACGCCATATTCGGGAAACCGATGGCATCAAGAGGTCCAACTAAAATGCCACTGCCGATAGGGGGGACCGGGGGGTGGGAGTCGTATTTATTGAACCCAAAACTGTATCCCGATAAAAAAGTAGTATTTCAATATACTCAGGATATGAGGGTGGAAACTTTGGTCTTTACTTTGATAGATAAAGGGCGCCATTGA
- a CDS encoding Gfo/Idh/MocA family protein: MRELGIGLIGTGFMGRAHALAFNNARVVFDLPLNLTLAALADADPQRARQCASSWGFETTHSDWQQLIDDPKVHLVAITTPNHLHYPMAMAALAAGKAVYCEKPLAVSLEQAEQMRQAAKAAGVVTRVGYNYQHNPIIQLARDIIQRGELGSIVSFQGEFSEDFMANPASPWSWRCEAAHAGGALADLGSHLLAMARHLLGDVEAVCADSQTVHDQRPASMGSSEQRAIAVDDQVHALLRFSSGARGTVSSSWLKHGFKNHLAFEISGTLGTLAFDQERLNELRLCRAGETGFQRLLAGPDLPGYAAFSPAAGHQLGYNELKTLEVQELVLAMAGEAGHGTDFEEAWAVERLAAAIRLAAREPRWVTISEL; the protein is encoded by the coding sequence ATGCGCGAACTCGGCATCGGCCTGATCGGCACCGGTTTCATGGGCCGTGCCCATGCGTTGGCATTCAACAATGCCAGAGTTGTATTCGACCTTCCCCTGAACCTGACGCTGGCGGCCCTGGCCGATGCCGATCCGCAGCGTGCCCGGCAATGCGCCAGCAGCTGGGGTTTCGAGACGACTCATAGTGACTGGCAACAACTGATCGACGACCCGAAGGTCCACCTGGTCGCCATCACCACGCCCAACCACCTGCATTACCCAATGGCCATGGCGGCGCTGGCGGCGGGCAAGGCGGTCTATTGCGAAAAGCCTCTGGCGGTGTCCCTGGAACAGGCCGAGCAGATGCGCCAGGCCGCCAAGGCCGCCGGTGTGGTCACGCGGGTCGGCTACAACTACCAGCACAACCCGATCATCCAACTGGCAAGGGACATCATTCAACGCGGGGAGTTGGGGTCAATCGTCAGTTTCCAGGGCGAGTTCAGCGAAGACTTCATGGCCAACCCGGCCTCGCCATGGTCATGGCGCTGCGAAGCGGCCCATGCCGGCGGTGCACTGGCGGATCTGGGCAGCCACTTGCTGGCGATGGCCCGGCACCTCTTGGGCGATGTCGAAGCGGTGTGCGCCGACAGCCAGACCGTGCACGACCAACGTCCCGCCAGCATGGGCAGTTCCGAGCAACGCGCCATCGCGGTAGACGATCAGGTTCACGCGCTGTTGCGCTTCAGCAGCGGTGCCCGCGGCACGGTGAGCAGCAGTTGGCTCAAGCACGGCTTCAAGAACCACCTGGCGTTCGAAATCAGCGGCACCCTGGGAACACTGGCGTTCGATCAGGAGCGGCTCAATGAACTGCGCCTGTGCCGCGCCGGCGAAACCGGTTTCCAGCGCCTGCTGGCTGGTCCGGATCTTCCTGGCTATGCCGCCTTCAGCCCAGCCGCCGGGCACCAGTTGGGCTACAACGAATTGAAGACCCTGGAGGTGCAGGAACTGGTCCTGGCAATGGCCGGCGAAGCAGGTCACGGCACGGACTTCGAAGAGGCCTGGGCGGTGGAACGCCTCGCGGCGGCGATTCGCCTGGCGGCCCGGGAGCCGCGCTGGGTGACGATCAGCGAACTGTGA